The DNA window attcgaaataaataagaaacacaagtgtgaaatttgtgttgaagcgaaattgacgagatcattctttcgaaacgttgaaagaagtaatagaccgcttgatttaattcatacaaatgtgtgtgatttaaaaggaacaccaacacgtggtggaggaaaatacttcattatttttattgatgataacacaaaatattgttatgtgtatattcttaaaagtaaagatgaagCCATAGAGAAATTCACTCTctataaaaatgaggttgaaaaccaacttggtaaaaagattaaggtgttaagaagtgatagaggaggtgaatatgaatcacctttTGCCGAGTTATGTGCTCAACATGGTATAATCCATGAGTCGACAACACCTTATTCTCCTCAGCAAAATGGTGCGGCTGAGAGgaaaaatagaacattaaaagaaatgatgaacTCACTTTTATTAAGTTCTAGTCTACCACAGAACATGTGAGGAGAAGTTATTTTGACGActaattaccttttaaataaggttccaTGAAAGAAGTTAGATAAGAGTCCATATGAGTTATGGCATGAAAGAAAACCATCATATGAATACTTACGAATGTGGGGGTGTCTAGCTAAGGTAGCCATACCATTACCTAAAAAGGTAAAAGTTAGACCAAAAATtgttgattgtatatttattggatatgcacataATAGTAGTGCTTATTATTTTCTTGTGTTTAAATCGGACATTCCAgatattcataagaatacgATAATGGAATCGAGAAATGCATCGTTCTTTGAACATATACTTCaatataagtctaatgaagaacaTCCTTCTATGTaaatatgttgaaatgctattttggagcactaatctacaatatctggaaagaaagaaattcaagaactcacggtggaagaagtagaaccgctgaagatatttggagagatataacttcaaatggaaatgcactcattcaatcctggagaggaatcgaaaggaattaagagaatagaaagctctgccagatatgggatatttcgtttgagaatgtCACAAATAGAATAAAAGTACAAACGATGTAGgctctaattgattattgttattgtctgtaattcagttattgtttcattgtcaaatctagaaattgtctagatctgatcttaaacttttgtatttttttccctcttttggtttttttttaatgaaatggcactaagttgttttcccccaaaaaaaaaagtctaatgaagaacaacattctccaaaaagatttcttgaactagatgaacaagaaaaggagaatgaagttgaggttgaaCTTAGACGAAGTAAACAAGCTAGAACcgaaaaatcatttggtccagattttattactttcatgatggaaagtGAACCTCAAACGTATAATGAGGCAATTACCTCATCTGAAGGGCCTCAATGGAAAGAGgcaattaatagtgagataGAATCTATCTTGCAAAACCATACATGGGAACTAGTGGATCTGCCTCCGGGAAATAAACCACTAGGTTGccgatggattttcaaaaggaaaatgaaagatgatggatcaattgataaatataaggtaagactggtggtaaaaggatatcgccaacgagaaggtcttgattattttgatacatattctccagttacgagaataacttctattcgattgattcttgcgattgcttctttgcgcaatctagaagttcatcaaatggacgtaaaaacagctttcttaaatggagacttggaagaagaaatttacatagATCAACCTCAAGGGTTTTCTTCTCAAGGACAAgtaaataaagtttgtaaattggttaagtcattgtatggcttaaaacaagctccaaaacaatggcatgagaaatttgatcatgctatgatctcaagtggatttaagatcaatgaatatgataaatgtatttatattaaagacacaaaaatggttacgtcattttatgtctttatgtagatgacatattTATCATTGgaagtaatgataaaatggttaaatccactaaagatatgttaaattcaaaatttgacatgaaaaATATGGGATTGGCTGATgtgattcttggaatcaaaGTGATTAGAACATCGGAAGGAATAGTTCTAAGTCAATCACATTATGTGGATAAGATCCTTGAAAAAATTAACAAGGATGATTCGGCACTAGCTAAGACTCCGATAGATACgagtcaacatctatctaaaaatcgctgagagagtgtttctcaattagaatattctcgaataatttggagtctaatgtacttaatgagttgtacaagaccagatatagcTTATGCAGTAAGCAAACTAAGTAGATACACGAGTAATCCGAGTAATAATCATTGGAAAGCCATTGTACGATTACTTAGGTATTTAAGAAATACTCATGATTATGGTCTACACTACACGAGACATTCTGCTGTTATCGAAGGGTACACTGATGCTGATTggatttcagatatgaaagactctaAGTCAACAAGTGGATATGTATTTATACTTGGAGGTGCAGCTATATcttggaaatcttctaaacaaACTATTATTGCTAAATCCACGATGGAATCTGAATTTATAGCTCTTGGAAAATGTGGTGAAGAAGCTGAATGGCTACGtctattcttagaagatattccaatatgGTTTAAGCCCGTACCAGCAATTTctattcattgtgatagtcaatctgcgatcggacgagctaagagtcatatgtataatggtaagtctagacatatacgtcgtagacataataccattagacaattactctctactggaattatctcaattgattacgtAAAATCAAAAAGATAATATTGCGGATTCGCTAACCAAAGGGTTAAACAGAGAGTTGGTGTTAAAGTCCTCACAAGGAATGGGACTTAAGCCTacaataagttagtatgaagggaAACCCAACCTATGACTGGAGATCctaagaactaggttcaatgggacaacctaattgtactaaacttggtagattgttatggataaaaaaatcctacgataaaatagcatttcgggaaaggataagcacacaggcttttaatgattctttgtgaacaaagagatcaactatgtgagagagaagtagagtcgcttcgaaagaattgcacgactcaattctagaccctctcactgaaccaggcgagtgttcatggccaaaacgaacacaatcatgagaactgGCAAGTATCAggaagaattctatgtgaaagtgtgtaatcgtttacacagaAGGCataatagttcaaggacatcgagtctactaatcggttagtaaagttatatactttaataagggaaggttcaaagggttataCATAcatatcctatgtagaattcaactgttgaacctttcaccgggttaatctttcaattttcattaatgtgGGAGATGttagaattaaactaattccattaattaaatggaaatgatatttgggctaatgaaatccacaccaaattcaaatgtgaattaagtgtgaaattaatccaaatgaaattcacatgaaattcaaatgtgaattaaagtgaaattaatccaaattaaattcacatgaaatttaaatgtgaattaaagtgaaattaatccaaatgaaatttacataaaattcaaaagtgaattaaggtgaaatttcattcaaatgaaattcacatcaaattcattgtgaattaaatttgttaattgttacaattaacataaatgtcttgaatgagacaattaacaaatgatgttaattgctattgtaactataaaatatttattgtaggatgtaacttgcaaagatgatgaaaaggcaagcaacgataaccgttggattatggattagtgaccgttggattaaagaattgattatgagtttaattttcaactataaatattccttcacattgtattcc is part of the Impatiens glandulifera chromosome 1, dImpGla2.1, whole genome shotgun sequence genome and encodes:
- the LOC124932018 gene encoding secreted RxLR effector protein 161-like translates to MSCTRPDIAYAVSKLSRYTSNPSNNHWKAIVRLLRYLRNTHDYGLHYTRHSAVIEGYTDADWISDMKDSKSTSGYVFILGGAAISWKSSKQTIIAKSTMESEFIALGKCGEEAEWLRLFLEDIPICYADVIDVVIVESC